Proteins from a genomic interval of Corynebacterium deserti GIMN1.010:
- a CDS encoding SAV_6107 family HEPN domain-containing protein, with the protein MGEIVSATTRFGRSGGKREQFLSKAQILIEQAHTYRGEGDLLLALEMSYQSALRAAGAIIAGSAVASRKRKPKSAWDQLRLVGDEAAMWAEELSAFSTIRSRANSGLEISLSPAELDNFMARVSLFLEEAEFGFGFLRDAA; encoded by the coding sequence ATGGGTGAGATCGTATCTGCAACAACCAGGTTTGGTCGATCAGGTGGAAAAAGGGAGCAGTTTCTCTCTAAAGCTCAGATCTTGATTGAACAAGCACACACCTACCGAGGAGAAGGGGATCTCTTGCTTGCTCTTGAGATGTCCTACCAATCTGCACTGCGAGCCGCCGGAGCCATAATCGCGGGAAGTGCTGTGGCTTCCCGGAAGCGTAAGCCGAAAAGCGCCTGGGATCAGCTGCGTCTCGTAGGAGATGAAGCTGCCATGTGGGCAGAAGAGCTTTCTGCCTTCTCTACAATCCGCTCCCGCGCTAACAGTGGCTTGGAAATTAGCCTGAGTCCAGCTGAGCTGGACAACTTTATGGCGCGGGTATCGCTTTTCCTGGAAGAAGCAGAGTTTGGATTCGGATTCTTGCGCGACGCTGCCTAA
- the rsmH gene encoding 16S rRNA (cytosine(1402)-N(4))-methyltransferase RsmH, whose amino-acid sequence MDDFSLDGNHGHVPVMRDRMAALIADHVEEMGDKAVIVDATLGAGGHSEFFLTSFPKARLIGLDRDENALVDARARLAPFGERFIGVQTRFDGLRDVLESGEGDVLDLAREHGISGALFDLGVSSMQLDQIERGFAYRTDAPLDMRMDASQGITAADILNTYSHGDIARILKTYGDERFAGKIASAVLKEREKEPFTTSARLVELLYNTIPAATRRTGGHPAKRTFQALRVEVNNELESLKNVLPQITDALNVGGRAVFMSYQSHEDKLVKKFFTDLTTSKTPPGLPVDLPGTAPRFKQVTRGAETASEAEIEENPRSAPVKVRAIERITNNSGDRS is encoded by the coding sequence ATGGATGATTTTTCACTAGACGGCAACCACGGTCACGTTCCCGTAATGCGTGATCGAATGGCTGCGCTCATCGCAGATCACGTTGAGGAAATGGGGGACAAGGCAGTCATTGTTGACGCAACCCTTGGCGCCGGCGGCCACTCCGAGTTCTTCCTCACCTCCTTTCCAAAGGCGCGACTCATCGGCCTGGATAGGGACGAGAATGCGCTTGTCGACGCCCGGGCTCGGCTCGCACCTTTCGGGGAGCGCTTCATCGGCGTGCAAACGCGTTTCGACGGGCTCCGCGATGTTTTAGAATCCGGCGAGGGCGACGTTCTAGATCTTGCTCGCGAGCATGGCATTTCTGGCGCATTGTTTGATCTGGGTGTTTCCTCAATGCAGCTGGACCAGATTGAACGCGGATTCGCGTACCGCACGGATGCCCCGTTGGATATGCGCATGGATGCATCTCAGGGTATTACTGCCGCTGACATCCTCAACACATATTCGCACGGCGATATTGCCCGCATCTTAAAGACGTATGGCGATGAGCGCTTCGCCGGAAAAATTGCGTCGGCGGTGCTGAAAGAGCGAGAGAAAGAGCCATTCACTACGTCTGCTCGTTTGGTGGAGTTGTTGTACAACACCATTCCGGCGGCAACGCGTCGCACGGGTGGACATCCTGCCAAACGCACGTTCCAGGCGCTGCGCGTGGAAGTAAATAATGAGCTCGAATCCTTGAAGAATGTTCTTCCGCAGATCACTGACGCTCTCAACGTCGGTGGGCGAGCGGTGTTCATGAGCTACCAATCGCATGAAGACAAGTTGGTGAAGAAGTTCTTCACTGACCTGACGACCTCGAAGACCCCTCCGGGTCTGCCGGTGGACTTGCCGGGAACTGCACCACGGTTCAAGCAGGTGACCCGCGGCGCAGAAACTGCGTCTGAGGCAGAGATCGAGGAAAATCCGAGATCAGCACCCGTTAAGGTGCGAGCAATTGAAAGAATCACGAACAACTCAGGAGACCGATCATGA
- a CDS encoding peptidoglycan D,D-transpeptidase FtsI family protein: MALLVAGVLIFRLGWVQVVWGPELSQNASEQRTRVYVDPARRGTITDREGNQMAYTMQARSLTVSPNIMRSELSTGTDLALRLAAEETDLDNVPSYLTIEEANAYVFASAEQREILLADKVEERINNMAKRIPEIIESHDQDVAGISEKEILEKLNADSSYEVLVRNVDPDVASEITDEMPGIAADHQDIRQYPNGAIGENIIGRISMDGEGQFGFEASNDSLLAGNNGRSTQDMSILGQAIPGTLRDQIPAIDGASVELTIDLDLQTYVQQALEQAKANSGAESANAVVLDVKTGEVLAMANTDTINPNEDTSRQVEEGKSFDNPSVTHPFEPGSVAKIITAAGVIQEGLSTPDEVLQVPGSIEMAGVSVSDAWEHGTVPYTAAGIFGKSSNVGTLMLAERLGEDKFAEYLDRFGLGQPTGIELPSESQGLLPAREQWSGGTFANLPIGQGMSITTLQMAGIYQALANGGERIEPRIIKSVTDSDGTVLEQPEPDTVQVVSPEAARTTVDMFRAITQVDPTGVQQGTAPDASIEGYQISGKTGTAQKVDPNTGAYSNSQYWITFAGIAPADDPRFVVAIMLDEPERGVHGGGGQTAAPLFKDIATWLLNRDNIPLSPASDPILLQAD, from the coding sequence GTGGCGTTGTTGGTAGCTGGTGTGTTGATTTTTCGACTCGGCTGGGTCCAGGTTGTGTGGGGGCCGGAGCTGTCCCAAAACGCCTCCGAGCAGCGCACCCGCGTCTACGTTGACCCAGCACGTCGTGGCACCATTACTGACCGTGAAGGCAATCAAATGGCCTACACTATGCAAGCTCGCTCATTAACGGTGTCACCCAACATCATGCGTTCTGAGCTGAGCACGGGCACCGACTTGGCGCTGCGTTTGGCAGCTGAGGAAACCGATCTAGACAACGTGCCAAGTTACCTCACCATCGAGGAAGCGAACGCCTACGTGTTTGCCTCTGCTGAACAGCGCGAAATTTTGTTGGCGGACAAGGTGGAAGAGCGCATCAACAATATGGCAAAGCGCATTCCCGAGATTATTGAATCTCACGATCAGGATGTTGCCGGCATTTCTGAGAAGGAGATTCTGGAAAAGCTCAACGCTGACAGCAGCTATGAAGTGCTGGTGCGCAACGTTGACCCGGATGTGGCGTCAGAGATCACCGACGAGATGCCGGGCATAGCTGCTGATCACCAGGACATTCGTCAGTACCCGAACGGCGCGATCGGGGAAAACATCATCGGCCGTATCAGCATGGATGGTGAAGGCCAGTTCGGTTTTGAGGCCTCTAATGACTCGCTACTTGCAGGAAACAATGGTCGATCCACCCAAGACATGTCCATCCTGGGGCAAGCAATCCCTGGTACCTTGCGTGATCAGATTCCCGCAATTGATGGTGCCAGCGTGGAACTCACCATCGACCTTGACCTGCAGACCTACGTCCAGCAGGCTCTGGAGCAAGCGAAGGCGAACTCAGGGGCGGAAAGCGCAAACGCTGTTGTCCTCGATGTGAAAACCGGTGAAGTGTTGGCCATGGCCAACACCGACACCATTAACCCCAACGAGGACACCTCACGCCAGGTCGAGGAAGGCAAGAGCTTTGACAACCCCTCGGTGACACACCCGTTTGAGCCTGGTTCTGTAGCAAAGATCATCACCGCAGCAGGTGTCATCCAAGAAGGATTGAGCACACCAGATGAGGTACTGCAGGTTCCCGGCAGCATCGAAATGGCTGGTGTGTCGGTCAGCGATGCGTGGGAGCACGGCACCGTTCCGTACACCGCTGCCGGCATTTTTGGTAAGTCCTCCAACGTCGGCACGCTGATGCTCGCAGAACGCCTAGGCGAGGATAAGTTTGCGGAATACCTGGACCGTTTTGGTCTGGGCCAGCCGACAGGCATTGAGCTTCCCAGTGAGTCGCAAGGTTTGCTACCTGCTCGTGAGCAGTGGTCTGGTGGTACCTTTGCAAACCTCCCGATCGGTCAGGGTATGTCGATCACGACCTTGCAGATGGCGGGCATCTACCAAGCCTTGGCTAACGGTGGCGAGCGAATCGAGCCACGCATCATCAAGAGCGTCACCGATTCCGATGGCACTGTGCTGGAACAACCAGAGCCAGACACTGTTCAAGTTGTCAGCCCGGAAGCTGCACGCACCACCGTGGATATGTTCAGAGCCATCACCCAGGTAGATCCCACCGGCGTGCAGCAAGGTACTGCTCCTGATGCATCCATCGAGGGATATCAAATCTCCGGTAAGACGGGTACCGCCCAAAAGGTTGACCCAAATACCGGTGCATACTCCAATTCGCAGTACTGGATTACCTTTGCTGGTATCGCGCCTGCCGATGATCCTCGCTTTGTGGTTGCCATCATGCTTGATGAACCAGAACGCGGTGTCCACGGCGGAGGTGGACAAACCGCGGCGCCGTTGTTTAAGGACATTGCAACATGGCTGCTCAATAGGGATAACATCCCACTGTCACCAGCATCGGATCCAATCCTGTTGCAGGCGGATTAA
- the murD gene encoding UDP-N-acetylmuramoyl-L-alanine--D-glutamate ligase: MTSSTNLPEKLQGRILVAGAGVSGLSIARMLSELGCTVVVADDNETARHILIEVVDVTDMSTAQAREELDTFSIVVTSPGWRPTSPLLVDAFSQGLEVIGDVELAWRLDQAGVFGDPHTWLAVTGTNGKTTTTSMLASMMSEGGFRAKAVGNIGIPVSEALMAKDRVDVLVAELSSFQLHWAPTFTPDAGLVLNLAEDHIDWHGSMREYALAKLKVLTGPVKVIGADDAYLVELVTELGIEGLTGFTMSEPKAGQLGVVEGEIVDKAFSDALALASADGINPAGPAGVLDALAAAAVARSQGVEPEAIARALASFEVAGHRGQVVADIDGVQFVDNSKATNPHAADSALAGHDSVIWVVGGQLKGADIDPLVKQHSARIKAALVLGVDREEIVSALDAHAPHAAVVVTDSTDPVAAMDELVAAAFRLSAPGDTVLLAPAAASLDMFKGMGQRGDLFAHSILGTIKGHTEEKG; this comes from the coding sequence ATGACATCTTCTACCAACCTGCCTGAAAAACTTCAGGGACGTATCCTCGTTGCCGGAGCCGGTGTATCCGGCCTGTCGATTGCTCGCATGCTCAGCGAGCTGGGCTGCACCGTGGTGGTTGCAGACGACAACGAAACCGCCCGCCACATCCTCATTGAAGTCGTGGACGTTACCGATATGTCCACCGCGCAAGCGCGCGAAGAGCTGGACACCTTCTCCATTGTGGTCACCTCACCGGGCTGGCGCCCCACAAGCCCTTTGCTTGTCGACGCCTTTTCCCAGGGCCTCGAGGTCATCGGCGACGTTGAGCTCGCGTGGCGGTTAGATCAGGCGGGTGTTTTCGGTGACCCGCACACCTGGCTGGCAGTGACCGGTACCAACGGTAAAACCACCACCACCTCGATGCTTGCCTCAATGATGAGTGAGGGCGGTTTCCGCGCGAAAGCAGTGGGAAACATTGGCATCCCAGTCTCTGAAGCACTGATGGCTAAAGACCGCGTCGATGTCCTGGTAGCAGAGCTGTCTAGTTTCCAGCTTCATTGGGCACCCACCTTCACCCCAGATGCGGGCCTTGTTCTCAACCTGGCCGAAGACCACATTGACTGGCACGGATCCATGCGTGAATACGCACTGGCGAAGCTGAAAGTGCTCACCGGGCCTGTCAAGGTCATCGGTGCCGATGATGCTTACCTCGTTGAGCTGGTTACCGAACTCGGCATTGAAGGCCTCACCGGATTCACCATGAGTGAGCCGAAGGCTGGTCAATTGGGAGTGGTAGAGGGAGAAATCGTCGATAAGGCTTTCAGCGATGCACTCGCCTTGGCCTCCGCTGACGGCATCAACCCCGCAGGCCCCGCCGGGGTTCTAGACGCGCTCGCTGCAGCTGCAGTGGCGCGCTCGCAGGGCGTGGAACCTGAGGCGATCGCCCGAGCTCTGGCATCCTTCGAGGTTGCCGGACACCGCGGACAAGTAGTCGCCGATATTGATGGTGTGCAGTTTGTGGATAACTCCAAAGCCACCAACCCACATGCCGCTGATTCCGCGTTGGCAGGGCACGACTCTGTGATTTGGGTTGTCGGCGGCCAGCTTAAGGGCGCAGACATCGATCCGTTGGTGAAACAGCACAGCGCACGGATCAAGGCAGCGCTGGTGCTCGGTGTGGATCGCGAAGAAATTGTTTCGGCTCTGGACGCACACGCGCCACACGCAGCAGTAGTAGTCACTGACTCCACTGATCCTGTTGCTGCGATGGACGAACTCGTTGCCGCAGCGTTTAGGCTCAGTGCGCCGGGAGACACTGTACTTCTTGCCCCAGCTGCTGCATCGCTGGACATGTTCAAGGGCATGGGACAGCGTGGCGATCTCTTTGCCCACAGCATCCTTGGCACAATCAAAGGACACACGGAAGAGAAAGGCTGA
- a CDS encoding UDP-N-acetylmuramoyl-L-alanyl-D-glutamate--2,6-diaminopimelate ligase has protein sequence MATTLLALAELIHATIHNRGADDVNIGAIGLDSSTIATEAAVFAAVPGTRVHGATYAGRDNAAHAVAILTDSEGAQLLRDAGEQRPVLEVADLRAVLGVASSSIYGDPSKDFVLIGVTGTSGKTTTSYLLEKGLMAAGHKVGLIGTTGTRIDGEAVATKLTTPEAPTLQALFSRMREHGVSHVVMEVSSHALSLGRVAGAHFDVAAFTNLSQDHLDFHPTMEEYFDAKALFFRADSPLAAARQVVCIDDSWGHRMAEVAGNGQTVSTHGEDADYRASHVNVAESGAQTFTITSPSGESVNVDLALPGAFNVANATLAYAAAARAAEPGPVKFDGAAFARGMSEVAVPGRMERIDVGQDFLAVVDYAHKPAAVAAVLDTLRTQIDGRLGVVIGAGGDRDATKRGPMGQLSAQRADLVIITDDNPRSEDPATIRQAVTAGAHQGAKEADHEVDVREIGDRAEAIRTLVEWAQPGDGIVVAGKGHEVGQLVAGVTHHFDDREQVREALSFALNNRDNPMHTSTDEG, from the coding sequence ATGGCAACTACATTGCTAGCTCTTGCCGAGCTCATACACGCCACGATTCACAACCGTGGCGCAGACGATGTGAACATTGGCGCGATCGGCCTTGATTCCTCCACCATTGCAACCGAAGCAGCAGTGTTTGCTGCCGTTCCAGGAACTCGTGTGCACGGTGCAACCTATGCTGGTAGGGACAATGCAGCCCACGCGGTGGCGATCCTGACTGACAGCGAAGGAGCGCAGCTGCTTCGCGACGCCGGGGAGCAGCGCCCCGTACTCGAGGTTGCGGACTTGCGAGCGGTGCTGGGGGTCGCGTCGTCAAGCATTTATGGTGATCCCTCCAAGGACTTCGTGCTCATTGGTGTCACCGGAACTTCTGGTAAGACAACGACGAGTTATCTGTTGGAAAAGGGTCTCATGGCTGCGGGCCACAAGGTGGGTCTGATTGGTACGACCGGTACGCGCATCGATGGGGAAGCGGTTGCGACGAAGCTGACCACTCCGGAGGCGCCGACACTGCAGGCACTGTTTTCGCGCATGCGTGAACATGGGGTCAGCCATGTGGTGATGGAAGTTTCCAGCCATGCTTTGTCGCTGGGTCGCGTTGCTGGGGCGCACTTTGATGTTGCAGCGTTTACCAACCTCTCGCAGGATCACCTCGATTTTCACCCCACGATGGAAGAGTACTTTGACGCCAAAGCGTTGTTCTTCCGCGCGGATTCTCCGCTAGCGGCCGCGCGTCAGGTGGTGTGTATTGATGATTCGTGGGGACACCGCATGGCAGAGGTTGCTGGCAATGGTCAGACCGTGTCCACGCATGGTGAGGATGCGGACTACCGTGCCTCTCACGTCAATGTTGCTGAATCCGGTGCACAAACATTCACCATCACTTCGCCCAGTGGCGAATCGGTGAACGTGGATCTTGCGCTGCCAGGTGCCTTCAATGTGGCAAACGCAACCTTGGCGTATGCAGCTGCAGCACGGGCCGCGGAGCCCGGGCCAGTGAAGTTTGATGGCGCCGCCTTCGCCCGCGGTATGTCCGAAGTCGCCGTTCCTGGTCGCATGGAGCGTATTGACGTAGGACAAGATTTCCTTGCTGTCGTCGACTATGCCCACAAGCCGGCAGCCGTAGCGGCTGTCTTGGATACTCTTCGCACCCAAATCGATGGCCGACTTGGTGTGGTCATCGGCGCAGGTGGCGACCGCGATGCGACGAAGCGAGGACCGATGGGCCAGCTCTCAGCACAACGCGCTGACCTAGTGATTATCACCGATGACAATCCTCGATCGGAAGACCCAGCAACTATTCGTCAGGCTGTGACCGCTGGAGCACACCAAGGTGCCAAGGAAGCAGACCACGAGGTGGATGTCCGCGAGATCGGCGACCGTGCTGAAGCGATTCGCACACTTGTTGAGTGGGCACAGCCTGGGGATGGCATTGTAGTAGCTGGAAAAGGCCACGAGGTAGGCCAATTGGTTGCTGGAGTTACCCACCACTTTGACGACCGCGAGCAAGTGCGAGAAGCCCTAAGTTTTGCCCTCAACAACCGCGACAATCCGATGCACACTTCTACGGATGAAGGATAG
- the mraZ gene encoding division/cell wall cluster transcriptional repressor MraZ has protein sequence MFLGTYTPKLDDKGRLTLPAKFREDLAGGLMVTKGQDHSLAVYPKEEFAARARKAAAVSRTNPEARAFIRNLAASADEQRPDGQGRITLSAAHRTYAGLTKECVVIGSVDFLEIWDAQSWAAYQEETEAAFSAAEDDVLGGLL, from the coding sequence ATGTTCCTTGGTACCTACACCCCCAAACTGGATGACAAAGGCAGGCTGACGCTTCCAGCGAAGTTCCGTGAGGATCTTGCTGGGGGATTGATGGTGACAAAAGGCCAAGATCACAGTCTCGCGGTTTATCCGAAGGAAGAATTTGCAGCAAGGGCTCGCAAGGCAGCTGCAGTTTCTCGGACGAACCCTGAGGCACGTGCGTTTATCCGAAACCTTGCAGCTAGCGCGGATGAACAACGGCCAGATGGCCAGGGGCGAATCACCCTTTCGGCAGCTCATCGCACATATGCGGGGCTGACTAAAGAGTGCGTCGTTATCGGTTCGGTGGACTTTCTGGAAATTTGGGACGCTCAATCCTGGGCTGCGTACCAGGAAGAGACTGAGGCTGCATTCTCAGCAGCTGAAGATGATGTCCTCGGAGGATTGCTCTAA
- a CDS encoding GNAT family N-acetyltransferase, with product MSPTIRRLSIPEFTINTPVLVDIYIEAMEYDKAIRDTRVEVWRRNSQNPGFTAVAALMDDQVVGIAYGFNGSPNHWWQHQLRRGLRQQGGPTEEEIQLIQNYFEVAEVHVQPGFQGHGIGRKMMHELLKDNASGHAILSTPEVDGEANPAFSLYRSLGFTDFLRHFKFDGDQRDFAVLITPLPLGER from the coding sequence GTGTCACCAACGATTCGTAGACTGAGCATCCCCGAGTTCACCATCAACACCCCGGTTTTAGTCGACATCTATATCGAAGCTATGGAGTATGACAAAGCCATTAGGGACACTCGGGTGGAAGTCTGGCGAAGGAATTCTCAAAACCCCGGATTCACTGCAGTAGCAGCATTGATGGATGACCAGGTTGTGGGCATTGCATACGGCTTCAACGGCAGCCCCAATCATTGGTGGCAGCACCAGCTTCGACGTGGCCTTCGCCAGCAAGGTGGACCAACTGAAGAAGAGATTCAACTTATCCAGAACTATTTTGAGGTTGCAGAAGTTCATGTCCAGCCGGGATTCCAGGGACATGGCATCGGCCGCAAAATGATGCACGAGTTGCTCAAAGACAATGCGAGTGGACATGCTATCTTGTCCACTCCAGAAGTAGACGGAGAGGCCAACCCCGCGTTTAGCCTCTACCGTTCATTGGGATTCACAGATTTTCTCCGCCACTTCAAGTTTGACGGAGATCAGCGAGATTTTGCAGTATTAATTACTCCCCTACCCCTTGGGGAGCGTTAG
- the mraY gene encoding phospho-N-acetylmuramoyl-pentapeptide-transferase, giving the protein MQQIMISGAIAFLVSIFLTPVLIRYFINRQLGQEIREEGLQSHLRKRGTPTMGGIAIIAGILVAYVSTNIGAMILGVGGFTVSGLLVLGLTLGLAATGFADDFIKLYMNRNLGLNKTAKLVSQLAIALIFGFLTLQFPDENGLTPASTHLSFIRDIDTIDLGFGGGIIGIIVFLIFIYLVVSAWSNAVNITDGLDGLAAGTTALVMGAYTLITFWQFRNSCDTAVVAGCYTVRDPLDLSVLCAAGLGATLGFLWWNAAPAKIFMGDTGSLALGGLVAGISVVSRTELLMVIIGALFVIEIASVAIQIAVFKTRGKRVFKMAPIHHHFEALGWAETTVTIRFWLIAIMAVLTGVGVFYSDWLHLAEV; this is encoded by the coding sequence ATGCAGCAGATCATGATTAGTGGAGCGATCGCGTTCCTCGTCTCCATTTTTCTGACCCCAGTCCTTATCCGTTACTTCATTAATCGCCAATTGGGCCAAGAAATTCGTGAAGAAGGCCTGCAGTCTCACCTGCGTAAGCGCGGCACACCCACCATGGGTGGCATTGCAATTATTGCTGGCATCCTCGTAGCCTATGTGTCGACCAACATCGGGGCAATGATCCTCGGCGTTGGTGGATTCACAGTCTCCGGCTTGCTGGTGTTGGGCCTGACGTTGGGGCTTGCTGCAACCGGTTTCGCCGATGACTTTATCAAGCTGTACATGAACCGAAATCTCGGTTTGAACAAGACCGCTAAGCTCGTGTCCCAGCTTGCTATCGCCTTGATTTTCGGCTTCCTCACTCTGCAGTTCCCCGATGAAAACGGACTGACCCCTGCATCAACACACCTGTCCTTTATCAGGGATATTGACACGATTGACCTTGGCTTCGGCGGCGGCATCATCGGCATCATCGTCTTCCTAATCTTTATCTACTTGGTGGTTAGCGCCTGGTCGAATGCCGTCAACATCACCGACGGCCTCGACGGCTTGGCCGCTGGCACCACCGCACTGGTGATGGGTGCTTACACCTTGATCACGTTCTGGCAATTCCGAAACTCTTGCGACACCGCAGTTGTTGCTGGCTGCTACACCGTCCGTGATCCTCTCGATCTTTCGGTGCTCTGTGCTGCAGGCCTCGGCGCCACCTTGGGATTCCTGTGGTGGAACGCCGCTCCTGCGAAAATTTTCATGGGTGATACCGGTTCACTCGCACTCGGTGGTTTGGTAGCAGGTATTTCTGTGGTGAGCCGCACCGAATTGCTCATGGTCATCATCGGCGCACTGTTTGTTATTGAGATCGCCTCTGTTGCTATCCAAATTGCTGTTTTCAAGACCCGCGGAAAGCGCGTGTTCAAAATGGCACCGATCCACCACCACTTCGAAGCACTGGGCTGGGCGGAAACAACCGTCACCATACGCTTCTGGCTGATTGCCATCATGGCGGTGCTCACCGGCGTCGGCGTGTTCTACAGCGACTGGCTCCACCTAGCGGAAGTGTAA
- a CDS encoding UDP-N-acetylmuramoyl-tripeptide--D-alanyl-D-alanine ligase, protein MIQLTLGEIARIVSGTLTGGAQEDTQVTGSVEFDSRAITQGGLFLALPGARVDGHEFAATAIKQGAVAVLAAKEVNGPAIVVPPVAHIDSNADIYANDPDGYGAAVVEALSKLARYVVDSCVENHKLNVVALTGSAGKTSTKDFIATVLQQDGATVAPPGSFNNELGLPHTALRCTDTTKYLVAEMSARGIGHIKHLTEIAPPRIAAVLNVGTAHLGEFGSRENIAKAKGEIVEALPSADQGGVAVLNADDPFVANMAPRTSARVVRFSTAPASTHKGSRIDYWATNISLDAVARASFTLNTRSGSWPVVLQVFGEHQVANALAAAAIAIEAGLDPQLVVAGLEAHSAASAHRMDVQTRKDGVTIINDSYNANPDSMRAGIAALAYTASGRGDATSWAVLGQMGELGDDAPAAHAELGAELAKYNVQRLIAVGDNPNTRALAETAAVRGVVTDVVSDVELAVDLLQHNVKRDDVVLVKASNADRLWRVAEALHGMLEG, encoded by the coding sequence ATGATTCAATTGACGCTTGGGGAGATCGCCCGAATCGTTTCGGGCACCCTCACAGGTGGAGCTCAAGAAGATACACAGGTCACTGGAAGCGTGGAGTTTGATTCCCGCGCTATCACTCAAGGTGGGCTGTTCCTTGCGCTTCCTGGTGCCAGGGTGGATGGACATGAGTTCGCAGCTACTGCGATCAAGCAGGGAGCTGTGGCGGTGCTCGCGGCCAAGGAGGTTAATGGCCCAGCCATTGTTGTTCCTCCTGTAGCCCACATTGATTCCAATGCGGATATTTATGCCAACGATCCAGACGGATACGGCGCTGCTGTTGTAGAGGCACTGTCCAAGTTGGCGCGCTACGTGGTGGATTCCTGCGTGGAAAACCACAAGCTGAACGTTGTGGCCTTGACTGGTTCGGCGGGTAAGACGTCTACTAAAGACTTCATTGCAACGGTGTTGCAGCAAGATGGTGCCACTGTCGCGCCTCCCGGTTCCTTTAACAATGAACTCGGATTGCCACACACTGCACTTCGATGCACTGACACAACCAAGTACCTCGTGGCTGAAATGTCTGCCCGCGGTATTGGACACATCAAGCACCTCACTGAGATCGCGCCACCTCGAATTGCTGCTGTCCTCAACGTTGGCACCGCACATCTGGGTGAATTTGGTTCACGGGAAAATATTGCCAAAGCCAAGGGGGAAATAGTTGAAGCTTTGCCCTCTGCGGATCAGGGCGGTGTCGCTGTCCTTAATGCTGATGATCCCTTTGTTGCCAACATGGCTCCGCGCACGAGCGCCCGGGTCGTCCGGTTCTCTACGGCACCTGCATCAACCCACAAGGGATCGCGCATTGATTATTGGGCAACCAACATTTCCCTTGATGCGGTAGCGAGGGCAAGCTTTACCCTCAACACCCGAAGTGGATCGTGGCCCGTCGTCCTGCAAGTTTTTGGTGAGCACCAAGTTGCTAACGCCCTGGCAGCTGCAGCCATCGCCATTGAAGCAGGCCTGGATCCTCAACTAGTCGTTGCAGGATTGGAAGCGCACTCCGCGGCCTCTGCTCACCGCATGGATGTGCAGACCCGTAAAGATGGCGTGACCATTATCAATGACTCCTACAACGCCAACCCTGATTCCATGCGCGCTGGCATCGCCGCACTGGCCTACACCGCCAGTGGCAGAGGCGATGCCACCAGCTGGGCTGTGTTGGGGCAGATGGGTGAGCTCGGTGACGATGCGCCAGCAGCACACGCAGAGCTGGGCGCCGAATTGGCTAAATACAACGTCCAACGGTTGATTGCAGTGGGGGATAACCCCAACACTCGAGCACTGGCGGAAACTGCAGCAGTCAGGGGCGTTGTCACTGACGTAGTTTCGGATGTAGAACTAGCTGTCGACTTGCTTCAACACAATGTGAAGCGGGATGATGTAGTGCTGGTTAAAGCATCAAATGCTGATCGCTTGTGGCGTGTAGCTGAAGCCCTGCACGGCATGTTGGAAGGATAA
- a CDS encoding DUF3040 domain-containing protein, which yields MSLSEQEQRALREIEQALMADDPKFGKAVSSDSSLAGGGLTLRGIALFVLGLVLLVAGVALSQQTLWFVALGIVGFLVMFGSGVWMLRGGGSNKLSFSSRTSKAKNQAPGNSSLGDKMEENFRRRFEGNK from the coding sequence GTGTCGCTTTCAGAGCAGGAGCAACGGGCACTGCGCGAAATTGAGCAAGCGCTCATGGCTGATGATCCGAAATTTGGAAAAGCGGTTTCAAGTGACAGTAGCCTGGCAGGCGGTGGACTCACCCTCCGGGGAATTGCACTCTTTGTCTTAGGACTTGTCCTTCTTGTGGCCGGCGTCGCACTTAGCCAGCAAACATTGTGGTTCGTTGCGCTTGGAATCGTTGGATTCCTCGTCATGTTCGGGTCTGGGGTATGGATGCTGCGCGGGGGCGGATCCAACAAACTATCCTTTTCATCCCGCACCTCAAAGGCAAAGAATCAAGCTCCAGGAAATTCCTCACTTGGAGATAAGATGGAAGAAAACTTCCGCCGTCGATTTGAGGGCAACAAGTAA